From one Lotus japonicus ecotype B-129 chromosome 3, LjGifu_v1.2 genomic stretch:
- the LOC130748257 gene encoding NADP-dependent malic enzyme-like has protein sequence MISSRCSFLSNSGLGGSSNFSGSQRRHSAPLRVLCMAPSSSTKSGDRNGSVVMETPTLTPSKENDMRNGTTVADVDDNPISPGGPQDVYGEDRATEDHFVTPWSVSVSSGYTLLRDPHFNKGLAFSEKERDAHYLRGLLPPTVIPQETQVKKMIQHIRQYQVPLQKYMAMMDLQERNERLFYKLLIDHVEELLPVVYTPTVGEACQKYGSIFMRPQGLYISLKEKGRILEVLRNWPEKNIQVIVVTDGERILGLGDLGCQGMGIPVGKLSLYTALGGVRPSACLPITIDVGTNNEKLLNDELYIGLKQRRATGQEYAELMNEFMTAVKQTYGEKVLIQFEDFANHNAFDLLEKYRSTHLVFNDDIQGTASVVLAGLVAALKLVGGNLADHRFLFLGAGEAGTGIAELIALETSKQTNSPLEEVRKNIWLVDSKGLIVSSRKESLQHFKKPWAHEHEPVKNLVDAVKQIKPTVLIGTSGQGRTFTKEVIEAMSSINERPIILSLSNPTSQSECTAEEAYTWSKGRAIFASGSPFPPVPYDDKVFVPGQANNAYIFPGFGLGLIMSGTIRVHDDLLLAASEALAEQVTQEHFDKGLIFPPFTNIRKISAHIAAKVAAKAYELGLATRLPQPKDLVKFAESCMYTPAYRTYR, from the exons ATGATCTCATCTAGATGCAGCTTCCTG AGCAACTCAGGGTTAGGTGGGTCTAGCAACTTCTCTGGTTCACAGAGAAGGCATTCAGCTCCTTTGAGGGTGCTGTGTATGGCCCCAAGCAGCAGCACCAAGTCAGGTGATAGAAACGGCAGCGTTGTGATGGAGACGCCAACACTGACGCCGTCGAAAGAGAATGACATGAGAAACGGGACCACCGTGGCGGACGTAGACGATAACCCAATCTCCCCCGGCGGTCCTCAGGATGTGTACGGCGAGGATAGGGCCACGGAGGATCACTTTGTGACTCCTTGGAGTGTCTCTGTCTCTAG TGGTTATACATTGTTGCGAGATCCTCACTTCAACAAAGGGCTAGCCTTCTCGGAGAAGGAGAGGGATGCTCACTACTTGCGTGGTCTTCTTCCCCCGACAGTTATTCCTCAGGAAACTCAG GTGAAGAAAATGATCCAGCACATACGCCAGTATCAAGTTCCATTGCAGAAGTACATGGCAATGATGGATCTTCAG GAAAGAAATGAACGGCTGTTTTACAAACTCCTTATCGATCACGTGGAAGAGTTACTCCCAGTTGTCTATACTCCAACTGTTGGTGAAGCTTGCCAGAAATATGGCAGCATCTTTATGCGTCCTCAGGGTCTTTATATCAGTTTGAAGGAGAA GGGAAGGATTCTTGAAGTACTAAGGAATTGGCCTGAGAAGAACATTCAAGTCATAGTGGTAACTGATGGAGAACGGATCCTGGGTCTTGGAGATCTTGGTTGTCAG GGAATGGGaataccggtaggaaaactctCCTTATATACTGCTCTTGGAGGAGTTCGTCCTTCTGCT TGCTTGCCTATTACCATTGATGTGGGTACAAACAATGAGAAGCTGCTAAATGATGAATTATATATTGGACTAAAGCAAAGACGAGCAACTGGGCAG GAATATGCTGAACTTATGAATGAATTTATGACTGCTGTCAAGCAAACTTATGGTGAAAAAGTCCTAATTCAG TTTGAAGACTTTGCAAACCACAATGCTTTTGATCTACTTGAAAAATATAGATCCACACATCTGGTGTTTAATGATGACATTCAG GGAACAGCATCTGTGGTTCTTGCTGGACTAGTTGCAGCTCTGAAATTGGTTGGAGGAAACTTAGCTGACCACAGATTCTTATTCCTTGGTGCCGGAGAG GCTGGCACTGGAATAGCAGAACTCATAGCACTTGAAACATCAAAACAGACAAATTCCCCACTGGAGGAAGTGCGCAAGAACATTTGGTTGGTGGACTCAAAG GGACTGATTGTCAGTTCCCGGAAAGAATCACTCCAACATTTTAAGAAGCCCTGGGCTCATGAACATGAACCTGTCAAAAATCTAGTAGATGCTGTTAAG CAAATCAAGCCAACAGTGCTGATTGGAACATCAGGACAAGGTAGAACTTTTACCAAAGAGGTCATTGAGGCCATGTCCTCTATAAATGAG AGACCTATCATTCTTTCTCTTTCGAACCCAACGTCGCAGTCAGAATGTACTGCTGAAGAAGCTTATACATGGAGCAAG GGACGCGCCATTTTTGCAAGTGGGAGCCCATTTCCCCCAGTTCCGTATGATGATAAAGTGTTTGTGCCTGGCCAG GCCAACAATGCATACATATTCCCTGGATTCGGTCTAGGTTTGATTATGTCTGGGACGATTCGAGTGCATGATGACCTGCTTCTGGCTGCCT CGGAGGCTTTGGCTGAACAAGTGACACAAGAGCACTTTGACAAAGGGCTCATATTTCCACCATTCACCAACATCAGAAAGATTTCAGCACATATAGCTGCCAAAGTTGCTGCTAAGGCTTATGAACTAG GGTTGGCCACTCGCCTTCCACAACCCAAAGATTTGGTGAAGTTTGCTGAGAGCTGCATGTATACCCCAGCCTACAGAACCTACCGGTGA